Proteins encoded in a region of the Inquilinus sp. KBS0705 genome:
- a CDS encoding ethanolamine ammonia-lyase subunit EutB, translated as MSYQHTISGKVYRFNNLRILLAKASPFRTGDALAGLSADTYEERVAAQITLADVPLTDFLNEAIIPYEDDEVTRLIIDNHDSEGFKIISHLTVGDFRDWLLLEETDGAVLQSIAAAVTPEMAAAVSKIMRNQDLIAVAKKCEIITKFRNTIGLKGHFSTRLQPNHPTDDPRGIAASLIEGLLYGSGDAVIGINPATDSPMAVNKILVLIDNLRQQFDIPAQSCVLSHITTTIELINKNAPVDLCFQSIAGTQKANSSFGISLSLLAEAYDATLSLKRGTVGQNVMYFETGQGSALSANAHHDADQQTCEARAYAVAKKYNPFLVNSVVGFIGPEYLYDGKQIIRAALEDHFCAKLLGLPMGVDICYTNHAEADQDDMDNLLTLLGVAGCNFIMGLPGSDDIMLNYQSTSFHDALYLRKVLGLKPAPEFEQWLIKQGITAPDGSLAKTAKQNMLKQMGGLWIK; from the coding sequence ATGTCCTATCAGCACACCATATCCGGCAAGGTTTACAGGTTTAATAACCTGCGGATATTGCTGGCTAAAGCCTCGCCCTTTCGTACCGGCGATGCATTGGCCGGATTAAGCGCTGATACTTACGAGGAACGTGTAGCCGCGCAAATAACGCTTGCCGACGTACCCCTTACTGATTTTTTGAATGAAGCTATTATACCCTACGAAGATGATGAGGTTACCAGGCTGATAATAGACAACCACGACAGCGAAGGCTTTAAAATTATTAGCCATTTAACCGTTGGCGACTTTAGAGATTGGTTATTGCTGGAGGAGACGGATGGAGCTGTTTTGCAAAGCATAGCTGCCGCGGTTACTCCCGAAATGGCAGCCGCGGTATCAAAAATAATGCGAAACCAGGACCTTATCGCGGTAGCAAAAAAATGCGAAATAATAACCAAGTTCCGTAACACCATAGGGTTAAAGGGGCATTTCTCTACACGCCTGCAACCCAACCACCCCACCGACGACCCGCGCGGGATAGCTGCCAGCCTGATAGAGGGTTTATTATATGGCAGCGGCGACGCGGTTATTGGTATAAACCCTGCAACTGATAGCCCCATGGCTGTAAACAAAATACTGGTTTTAATAGATAACCTGCGCCAACAATTTGATATACCTGCCCAATCGTGTGTATTAAGCCATATAACTACCACGATTGAACTGATCAATAAAAATGCCCCGGTCGATCTTTGTTTCCAATCTATAGCCGGTACACAAAAGGCCAATAGCAGTTTTGGTATCAGCTTAAGCTTATTGGCCGAGGCTTATGATGCCACATTATCATTAAAGCGGGGCACTGTTGGCCAAAATGTAATGTATTTTGAAACCGGGCAGGGCAGCGCGCTATCAGCCAATGCGCATCACGATGCCGACCAGCAAACCTGCGAGGCAAGGGCCTACGCGGTGGCAAAAAAATATAACCCTTTCCTGGTAAATTCGGTGGTTGGCTTTATTGGCCCCGAATATTTATACGACGGTAAACAGATTATTCGTGCGGCGTTAGAAGACCATTTTTGCGCCAAGTTGCTTGGCCTGCCAATGGGCGTTGATATTTGCTACACTAACCATGCCGAGGCCGACCAGGATGATATGGACAACCTGCTTACCTTATTAGGTGTGGCCGGCTGTAATTTTATAATGGGTTTACCGGGTTCTGACGATATTATGCTCAACTATCAGTCTACCTCGTTTCATGATGCATTGTACCTGCGCAAGGTGCTGGGCCTTAAACCTGCGCCCGAGTTTGAACAATGGCTAATAAAGCAAGGTATAACCGCCCCCGATGGCAGTTTAGCTAAAACGGCTAAACAAAACATGTTAAAGCAAATGGGGGGCTTATGGATAAAATAG
- a CDS encoding ethanolamine ammonia-lyase subunit EutC, translated as MDKIEKPNDPLHFLKEYTPARIAIGSTGISIPTQQSLAFKLAHAHARDAVYSVMDAERLEDELAIFNRPVLQLHSRATHRAQYLQRPDMGRQADELSINRLADQITGDDVVIIIADGLSAIAINDNVMDLLKILIPKITDAGLKLAPICLVQQGRVAIADGIAAELEAKLSLILIGERPGLSAADSMGAYLTFAPRPGLTDDSRNCISNIRPGGLDFNTAADKIFYLIQEAFKRKLSGVNLKDNEGLLF; from the coding sequence ATGGATAAAATAGAAAAACCCAACGACCCTCTACATTTTTTAAAGGAGTATACACCTGCCCGTATAGCCATTGGCAGCACAGGTATTAGCATACCTACACAACAATCGTTAGCCTTTAAGCTGGCCCATGCCCATGCACGCGATGCCGTGTATTCGGTAATGGATGCGGAACGGTTGGAGGATGAACTGGCTATTTTTAACCGCCCGGTATTGCAATTGCATAGCCGCGCTACTCATCGTGCCCAATACCTGCAACGGCCGGATATGGGCCGGCAGGCAGACGAACTATCCATTAACCGCCTGGCCGACCAAATAACCGGCGACGATGTAGTGATCATTATAGCCGATGGGCTTTCGGCTATTGCAATAAACGATAACGTAATGGATCTGCTTAAAATACTGATCCCTAAAATTACAGATGCGGGGTTAAAACTTGCCCCCATATGCCTGGTGCAACAGGGTAGGGTAGCTATAGCCGATGGTATAGCGGCCGAATTAGAAGCAAAACTTTCACTGATATTAATAGGTGAACGGCCCGGCCTTAGCGCAGCCGATAGCATGGGCGCTTATTTAACCTTTGCACCGCGGCCCGGCTTAACCGACGACTCGCGCAACTGCATATCAAACATCCGCCCGGGTGGTTTGGATTTTAACACCGCTGCGGATAAGATATTTTACCTGATACAGGAGGCATTTAAACGAAAGTTATCGGGTGTTAATTTAAAAGATAATGAGGGCTTATTATTTTAA
- a CDS encoding GAF domain-containing sensor histidine kinase — MIKPPVPENEMERIISLADYDLDYSGFEESFKDLAKLAAKVAGTSISLVNLIDSYTQWTITNHGLDIEQMPREDSVCQYTIVNEHFEVEDLRADDRFKDKFYVTGQPLVRYYYGVPLRTSDGHNLGALCVLDRDLKSLSPEKTELLKIIADEIVNRLNAHKLISKLNGKLKEANESRKKVAHDIRGPLGGIIGLAQVISDQGKENEIDEVLEFINLIQKSGRSLLELADEILSIDKPDKLNSDQFNLTVFKDKLEKLYVPQAMNKNIKFVVNTSVNSSGIPFSKSKLLQITGNLISNAMKFTPKDGSVTVDLSLKIEEDHNLLQINVTDTGVGLDTDSINNILSGNASSTNGTSGEQGYGFGLALVKHLVDSLKGTMHIYSQPGQGANFEVVLPQKQ; from the coding sequence ATGATAAAACCACCTGTTCCTGAAAATGAAATGGAAAGGATCATCAGTCTGGCCGACTATGATCTGGATTACTCGGGCTTTGAAGAAAGCTTTAAAGACCTTGCCAAACTGGCGGCTAAAGTTGCCGGCACATCCATCTCATTAGTTAACCTAATCGACTCGTATACACAATGGACCATTACTAATCATGGTTTGGACATTGAGCAAATGCCGCGTGAAGATTCAGTTTGCCAGTACACCATTGTTAATGAACATTTTGAGGTAGAGGATCTGCGCGCTGATGACCGATTTAAAGATAAGTTTTACGTTACCGGCCAGCCGCTGGTGCGCTATTACTACGGTGTACCATTACGCACCAGCGATGGCCATAATTTGGGCGCTTTATGTGTTTTAGACAGAGACCTGAAATCGCTATCACCCGAAAAAACCGAGTTGCTAAAAATTATTGCCGACGAGATAGTTAACCGTTTAAACGCCCATAAGTTAATAAGCAAACTAAACGGCAAATTAAAAGAGGCTAACGAGTCGCGCAAAAAAGTGGCTCATGATATCCGCGGGCCTTTGGGCGGTATCATAGGGCTTGCCCAGGTAATAAGCGATCAGGGTAAAGAAAATGAGATAGACGAAGTATTGGAGTTTATAAACCTGATACAAAAAAGCGGTCGCTCGTTATTAGAACTTGCCGACGAAATATTAAGTATAGACAAGCCGGATAAGCTTAACAGCGATCAGTTTAATTTAACCGTATTTAAGGATAAGCTCGAAAAACTGTATGTGCCGCAAGCAATGAATAAGAATATCAAGTTTGTGGTGAACACATCGGTAAATTCATCAGGCATACCATTCTCTAAAAGTAAATTACTGCAAATTACGGGTAACCTTATATCAAATGCCATGAAGTTTACACCAAAAGACGGCAGCGTAACGGTAGACCTTAGCCTGAAGATTGAAGAAGACCATAACTTGTTGCAAATAAATGTAACCGATACAGGTGTAGGCCTTGATACAGATAGTATAAATAACATACTGAGCGGAAACGCATCATCAACAAATGGTACAAGCGGCGAGCAGGGCTATGGCTTTGGCCTGGCGCTGGTAAAGCATTTGGTTGATAGCCTTAAAGGTACCATGCATATTTATTCGCAGCCCGGGCAGGGCGCTAACTTCGAGGTTGTTTTACCGCAAAAGCAGTAA
- a CDS encoding sugar phosphate isomerase/epimerase — MKENNLSRRQFIGTGAIAATGMLLLSKASFARSLFAADKPNSKINGVQIGVITYSFRSMPGTAEDLLKYCIDCNINAIELMGDAAEAYAGAPKREKGGNWDEFSKKMAEWRANAPMDKFKDLRKMYNDAGVSIYAWKPNALNPKNTDAEIDYAFNVAKVLGASHVTVELGDEAQSKRLGDLATKHKVYVGYHAHTQATPTLWDTALSQSKYNAVNLDIGHYSSGTSSSPVPFIEKYHDRIVSMHIKDRKFHDGPNAPWGQGDTPIKEVLALMKANKYKFPATIELEYDIPAGSNAVEQVKICRAYAADALK; from the coding sequence ATGAAAGAAAATAACTTAAGCAGGCGCCAGTTTATTGGCACCGGTGCTATTGCTGCAACAGGCATGTTGTTATTAAGCAAGGCTTCATTTGCGCGGTCGCTGTTTGCCGCCGATAAACCAAATTCAAAGATAAATGGCGTACAGATAGGGGTAATAACCTATTCGTTCCGTAGTATGCCCGGCACTGCCGAAGACCTGCTGAAGTATTGTATAGATTGTAATATAAACGCCATTGAGTTAATGGGCGATGCCGCCGAGGCTTACGCCGGAGCCCCAAAACGCGAAAAAGGTGGTAATTGGGATGAGTTTAGTAAAAAAATGGCCGAATGGCGCGCAAACGCACCTATGGATAAGTTTAAAGACCTGCGTAAGATGTATAATGATGCCGGTGTAAGCATATACGCCTGGAAACCCAATGCCCTTAACCCCAAAAATACCGATGCCGAAATTGACTATGCATTTAACGTAGCCAAAGTGCTTGGGGCAAGCCATGTAACTGTCGAATTAGGCGACGAGGCACAAAGCAAACGCCTTGGCGACCTGGCAACAAAGCATAAAGTTTATGTAGGCTACCACGCGCATACACAAGCTACACCCACATTGTGGGATACTGCGTTGTCGCAATCAAAATACAATGCGGTAAACCTTGATATTGGCCACTACTCGTCGGGCACAAGCAGCAGCCCGGTGCCATTTATCGAAAAATACCACGACCGTATAGTAAGCATGCACATTAAGGACCGTAAGTTTCATGATGGGCCAAATGCACCATGGGGCCAGGGCGATACGCCGATAAAAGAGGTGCTGGCTTTAATGAAAGCCAATAAATATAAGTTCCCGGCTACCATAGAGCTGGAATACGATATCCCGGCAGGCTCAAATGCTGTGGAGCAGGTAAAAATCTGCCGCGCTTATGCAGCCGATGCGTTAAAATAA
- a CDS encoding sodium:proton antiporter, which produces MNTQEIITITIVLAAVFAYINHQFIKWPPTIGIMALSLISSILLATLGSKGSLLSAKAIELAVSVDFRDVLMNFMLSFLLFAGAIHIDAAKLRKERWPILLLATIGTLISTFLVGWMAWMLFKLFAMPVPFIYCLLFGSLISPTDPIAVLGILKQAGIPASLELKISGESLFNDGIAVVIFISIAEVARSGVDSFSAIAVGKLFMQEALGGVLFGVLLGYAGFFALKSIDDYKVEVMITLAIVMGGYLLASHLHVSGPLAMVVAGIITGNKVTEQSMSDITRDYLNKFWELIDEILNAILFLLIGLEMLIIKINPTVMLIGVICIALVLLARWVSVILPVSLLRYKLKFEKHAVAILTWGGLRGGISVALALSLSTEMYRDEFVLITYIIVVFSILVQGLTIGKLAKRLQKAPITVSN; this is translated from the coding sequence ATGAATACACAGGAAATTATCACTATAACTATTGTATTGGCTGCTGTATTCGCCTACATCAATCATCAGTTTATAAAATGGCCGCCTACCATAGGTATCATGGCGCTCTCGCTTATATCGTCAATATTGCTTGCAACACTGGGTAGTAAAGGGTCATTGTTGTCGGCAAAGGCCATTGAGTTAGCCGTGTCGGTAGATTTTAGAGATGTATTGATGAACTTTATGCTGAGCTTTTTGCTATTTGCCGGAGCAATACATATTGATGCGGCAAAACTGCGTAAAGAACGCTGGCCCATATTGTTACTGGCTACCATCGGCACGCTTATATCAACCTTTTTGGTTGGATGGATGGCCTGGATGCTGTTTAAGCTGTTTGCCATGCCCGTGCCCTTTATTTATTGCCTTTTATTCGGTTCGCTTATATCCCCAACAGATCCTATCGCCGTATTAGGTATACTAAAACAAGCCGGTATACCCGCTTCGCTTGAGTTAAAAATATCAGGCGAATCGTTATTTAACGACGGTATTGCGGTGGTGATATTCATTAGTATAGCCGAAGTTGCCCGCTCAGGCGTGGACAGTTTTTCGGCCATTGCAGTGGGTAAGCTGTTTATGCAAGAGGCCTTAGGAGGCGTACTGTTTGGCGTGTTATTAGGCTACGCCGGATTTTTTGCCCTTAAATCAATAGATGATTATAAGGTAGAGGTAATGATAACCCTTGCTATAGTCATGGGTGGTTATTTGCTGGCTTCGCATTTACATGTTTCGGGTCCGCTGGCTATGGTTGTGGCGGGTATTATTACGGGCAACAAGGTTACTGAACAAAGTATGAGTGACATAACCCGTGATTACCTGAACAAGTTTTGGGAACTGATAGACGAGATACTGAACGCTATATTATTTTTATTGATAGGGCTTGAGATGCTCATTATCAAAATAAACCCAACGGTGATGCTCATAGGGGTAATATGTATAGCGCTGGTTTTATTGGCCCGCTGGGTATCGGTTATATTGCCTGTTTCGTTGCTTCGTTATAAGCTAAAATTCGAGAAACATGCGGTAGCCATACTTACATGGGGTGGCTTACGTGGAGGTATCTCAGTAGCGCTGGCCCTATCATTAAGCACCGAAATGTACCGTGACGAGTTTGTACTTATTACCTATATTATTGTGGTATTCTCTATTTTAGTGCAGGGTTTAACAATAGGTAAATTGGCCAAGAGGCTTCAAAAAGCACCTATAACGGTATCAAATTAA
- a CDS encoding Crp/Fnr family transcriptional regulator, which yields MYPDLLLHIKRYVLLTPAEEQLICDSLELKKIKKKQLLLEPGKLCQGNYFVVKGLVRQYFLNKKLNEQIIQFGLETWWIADQDSLLNAKPSTTYIQTIEATEVLLMTEKNRVMLFEKIPAFESYFRIMMQKAFVAAQRRIGFIFNMNDEERYRHFSALYPAFMQRIPQYMLASYLGFTPQFLSRLRAKKAPQAP from the coding sequence ATGTATCCGGATCTGCTTTTACATATCAAACGGTATGTTTTATTAACCCCGGCAGAGGAACAACTGATTTGTGACAGCCTGGAGTTAAAAAAAATCAAAAAGAAACAGCTTTTACTGGAGCCGGGTAAGCTTTGCCAGGGTAATTACTTTGTTGTAAAAGGTTTGGTAAGGCAGTATTTTTTAAATAAAAAACTAAACGAGCAGATCATCCAGTTTGGGTTGGAAACCTGGTGGATAGCCGATCAGGATAGCTTGTTAAATGCAAAGCCATCAACCACTTATATACAAACCATTGAGGCGACTGAAGTATTGTTAATGACCGAGAAGAACCGTGTGATGCTTTTCGAAAAAATACCCGCTTTTGAAAGCTATTTCCGTATAATGATGCAAAAAGCCTTTGTGGCCGCCCAACGCCGTATAGGTTTCATTTTTAACATGAACGACGAAGAACGTTACCGCCACTTCTCGGCACTTTACCCAGCCTTTATGCAGCGGATACCACAGTATATGCTGGCATCGTACCTTGGCTTTACACCGCAGTTTTTAAGCAGGTTAAGGGCAAAAAAAGCCCCCCAAGCCCCCTAA
- a CDS encoding carboxymuconolactone decarboxylase family protein, producing MGNRIKIVKNPAVYKAMMALESYVQATEITPLHQELIKIRASQINGCAYCLDMHTKDARKAGETEQRIYTLSAWRETPFFDEKEQAILALTEEVTLISKGGVSNETYDKAIAVLGDAYFTQVYMAIIAINGWNRIAIGTKMEPGM from the coding sequence ATGGGCAACAGAATTAAAATTGTAAAAAACCCGGCTGTATATAAAGCCATGATGGCGCTTGAAAGCTATGTGCAAGCAACCGAAATTACACCCCTGCACCAGGAACTGATAAAAATACGCGCGTCGCAAATAAACGGCTGTGCCTACTGCCTTGATATGCACACAAAAGATGCACGCAAGGCAGGCGAAACCGAACAAAGGATATATACGCTGAGCGCCTGGCGCGAAACTCCATTTTTTGACGAAAAGGAGCAGGCTATTTTGGCCTTAACAGAAGAAGTTACGCTGATAAGCAAGGGTGGCGTATCAAACGAAACTTATGATAAAGCCATAGCAGTTTTAGGCGATGCTTATTTTACACAGGTTTACATGGCCATCATCGCTATAAACGGGTGGAACAGGATAGCCATAGGTACCAAAATGGAACCGGGTATGTAA
- the ychF gene encoding redox-regulated ATPase YchF yields the protein MGLQCGIVGLPNVGKSTLFNCLSNAKAQAANFPFCTIEPNVGVITVPDERLTKLTEIVNPKNVVPNVIEIVDIAGLVKGASKGEGLGNQFLANIRATNAIIHVLRCFDNDNVIHVDGSVDPIRDKEIIDTELQLKDLDSIEKKIQKVEKMAKTGGDKEAKKTYDVLTIYRNHLLEGKSARTAPVAEEDKEYIADIWLLTAKPVMYVCNVDEASVANGNAYVEKVRAAVKEENAEVLIISAQIEAEIAELESYDERQEFLSDLGLSESGVNKLIKAAYRLLNLATYFTAGVQEVRAWTITQGFTAPQAAGVIHTDFEKGFIRAEVIKYDDFVKFNGSEAAIKENGKMAVEGKSYIVADGDIMHFRFNV from the coding sequence ATGGGTTTACAATGTGGTATAGTAGGTTTGCCGAATGTGGGTAAGTCGACACTTTTTAACTGTTTATCAAATGCAAAGGCACAAGCGGCCAATTTTCCGTTTTGTACCATCGAGCCCAATGTGGGTGTTATTACCGTTCCGGATGAACGCTTAACCAAGCTTACCGAAATTGTTAATCCTAAAAACGTTGTACCAAACGTTATAGAGATAGTGGATATTGCAGGCCTGGTAAAAGGCGCCAGCAAAGGCGAGGGATTGGGCAACCAGTTTTTGGCCAACATACGTGCCACCAACGCTATTATACACGTGTTGCGTTGCTTTGATAATGATAATGTGATACACGTTGACGGATCTGTTGACCCGATACGCGACAAAGAGATAATTGATACCGAATTACAACTGAAAGACCTTGACTCGATAGAGAAAAAGATACAGAAGGTAGAGAAAATGGCCAAAACAGGTGGCGATAAAGAGGCTAAAAAAACCTACGATGTACTAACTATTTACCGCAACCACCTGCTGGAGGGTAAATCGGCCCGTACTGCCCCTGTTGCCGAAGAAGACAAAGAATACATAGCCGACATTTGGCTGCTTACCGCCAAACCGGTAATGTACGTTTGTAATGTAGACGAGGCTTCGGTTGCAAATGGCAATGCTTATGTAGAAAAGGTTAGAGCAGCCGTAAAAGAAGAAAATGCCGAAGTGTTAATCATATCGGCACAAATAGAGGCCGAAATTGCCGAACTGGAATCGTACGATGAGCGCCAGGAGTTTTTGAGCGACCTTGGCTTAAGCGAGTCGGGCGTGAACAAGCTAATTAAGGCCGCCTATCGCTTGCTAAATTTAGCCACATACTTTACCGCCGGCGTGCAGGAAGTACGCGCATGGACCATTACACAGGGCTTTACAGCCCCGCAAGCGGCAGGTGTTATACATACCGACTTTGAGAAAGGCTTTATCCGTGCCGAAGTGATCAAGTACGATGATTTTGTAAAATTTAACGGATCGGAAGCGGCAATTAAAGAAAACGGCAAAATGGCCGTAGAAGGCAAAAGCTATATAGTTGCCGATGGCGACATTATGCACTTTAGGTTTAACGTTTAA
- the mgtE gene encoding magnesium transporter — protein sequence MEDMVEQIELLLEQEDTTQLQEYLNNLNISDVEELIDELPEHGPKFIEILSINRAVNVFRILDFPTQERIIKKLSGKKVSEIINELPPDDRTAFFSELHGDAVTKLILHLSPSDRKEALSLLGYKEDSVGRLMTPDYIAVKKSWDVNRVLSHIRRYGKNSETIDVIYVIGDNGILLDDIRIREILLVNPETKVSDLMDGRLIALSANDPQEEAINVFRMNNRTALPVTDDDNILLGIVTVDDILWIANEEYTEDIQKIGGTEALDEPYLDINIFRLVKKRASWLIVLFLGEMLTATAMGHFENAIAKAVVLALFVPLIISSGGNSGSQASTLIIQAMALGEVTLTDWWRVMRREIISGLLLGITLGIIGFMRIYVWTLFSNIYGPDWMLVGFIVGLALVGVVLWGSLAGSMLPLVLKKLGADPATSSAPFVATLVDVTGLIIYFTIAVLFMPGINH from the coding sequence ATGGAAGATATGGTTGAGCAAATAGAATTATTACTGGAGCAGGAGGACACTACCCAATTACAGGAATATTTGAACAACCTGAATATATCTGACGTTGAGGAGCTTATAGATGAATTGCCCGAGCATGGGCCAAAGTTTATCGAGATACTATCTATTAACCGGGCGGTAAATGTATTTAGGATACTCGATTTCCCTACCCAGGAGCGTATCATCAAAAAACTTTCGGGTAAAAAGGTAAGCGAGATTATTAACGAGCTGCCACCCGATGACCGGACCGCGTTTTTTAGCGAATTACATGGCGACGCGGTAACCAAGCTGATACTGCACCTTTCGCCTTCTGACCGTAAAGAGGCCTTATCATTGTTAGGTTACAAAGAAGACAGCGTGGGCCGTTTAATGACCCCCGACTATATAGCTGTTAAAAAAAGCTGGGATGTAAACCGTGTGCTATCGCACATACGCCGTTATGGTAAAAACTCCGAAACCATTGATGTAATTTACGTAATTGGCGACAACGGTATTTTGCTTGACGACATACGTATACGCGAAATATTGCTGGTAAACCCCGAAACGAAGGTAAGCGACCTGATGGATGGCCGTTTAATAGCCCTGAGCGCAAACGACCCGCAAGAAGAAGCCATCAACGTGTTTAGGATGAATAACCGCACCGCCTTACCGGTTACAGATGATGACAATATACTGTTAGGCATTGTTACGGTTGATGACATACTTTGGATAGCTAACGAAGAGTATACCGAAGATATCCAGAAAATTGGTGGTACCGAAGCTTTGGATGAGCCTTACCTTGATATCAATATCTTTCGCCTGGTTAAAAAGCGGGCAAGCTGGCTTATCGTACTTTTCTTAGGCGAAATGCTCACAGCAACGGCTATGGGCCATTTTGAGAACGCTATTGCAAAGGCTGTGGTGCTGGCGCTGTTTGTGCCCTTAATCATATCAAGCGGGGGTAACAGCGGTTCGCAGGCATCTACCTTAATTATACAGGCCATGGCATTAGGCGAGGTAACGCTTACCGACTGGTGGCGGGTAATGCGCCGCGAAATAATATCGGGCCTGTTACTGGGCATTACATTGGGCATCATTGGCTTTATGCGTATATATGTATGGACGCTTTTTAGCAATATTTATGGCCCCGACTGGATGCTGGTGGGCTTTATTGTAGGCCTGGCATTGGTAGGGGTGGTATTATGGGGCTCCTTAGCCGGATCGATGCTTCCATTGGTTTTAAAGAAACTTGGCGCCGACCCTGCAACTTCATCCGCGCCGTTTGTAGCCACCTTAGTTGATGTTACCGGGCTCATCATTTATTTTACAATAGCTGTATTGTTTATGCCGGGCATTAATCATTAG
- a CDS encoding DUF3276 family protein, which translates to MGDFDNREREEVYSKKVRAGKRTYFFDVKATRSNDYYVTITESKKRLEDGVFIKHKIFLYKEDFEKFAEGLKDTVDYIKDHQEVVEKRYEYSENPEIAKADEDFSF; encoded by the coding sequence ATGGGAGATTTTGACAACAGAGAGCGTGAAGAGGTGTACTCGAAGAAAGTTAGAGCAGGTAAAAGAACTTATTTTTTCGATGTAAAAGCAACCAGATCAAACGATTATTATGTAACTATTACCGAGAGTAAGAAACGTTTGGAAGACGGGGTTTTTATCAAGCATAAGATATTTTTATACAAAGAAGACTTTGAAAAATTTGCTGAAGGCCTAAAAGACACTGTGGACTATATAAAAGACCACCAGGAAGTAGTTGAGAAACGCTATGAGTACAGCGAAAACCCCGAGATAGCTAAAGCCGACGAGGATTTCTCCTTCTAA